The following coding sequences lie in one Rutidosis leptorrhynchoides isolate AG116_Rl617_1_P2 chromosome 4, CSIRO_AGI_Rlap_v1, whole genome shotgun sequence genomic window:
- the LOC139843494 gene encoding uncharacterized protein → MFNHAVTVRTTLQYLRMTTVGTTMDQHDKANKHGATNVGKVENSSSGFKRWGRKEPFIRYGLPMISLTVFGALGLGHLSQGSKDIAKVKDDQEWEILETKKALSRTGPIEAYKPKNLSLEEELKALQQSVDINNYEYKKIPKPNEAN, encoded by the exons ATGTTTAATCACGCCGTTACAGTTCGTACCACTTTGCAGTATCTAAGGATGACAACAGTTGGAACAACTATGGATCAACATGATAAAGCTAATAAACATGGAGCTACAAATGTTGGTAAAGTTGAAAATTCAAGTTCAGGGTTCAAAAGGTGGGGAAGAAAAGAGCCATTTATTAGATACGGCCTTCCTATGATCTCACTCACTGTTTTTGGAGCACTTGGGCTTGGTCATCTCTCGCAGGGCAG CAAGGATATAGCTAAGGTGAAAGACGACCAAGAGTGGGAGATTCTCGAAACAAAAAAAGCTCTTTCAAGAACGGGACCAATTGAAGCTTACAAGCCTAAAAACTTATCTCTTGAGGAGGAGCTAAAG GCTTTGCAGCAGAGTGTTGACATAAACAACTATGAATATAAGAAGATCCCCAAACCAAATGAAGCTAACTGA